One Agrobacterium larrymoorei genomic window, GCGGCGTCTACTTTATGTCGGCATGACGAGAGCGAAGGACAGCTTGTCACTTATCACGCCGCAGCGGTTTTTTACGCACGGCCAGAACTCGAAAGGCGATCGGCACGTCTACGCGTCGCGCTCCCGGTTCATCCCGGCGACGCTGCTACAATACTTCGAACCCATGGCTTGGCCGAAGGTCTCGGCCGCTGCATCGGAACGCAGCGCCCAGCAGATCCGTATCGATGTCGGCGCACGCATGCGCGGAATGTGGAAATAGGAGGGGCCGATGTGCAATCTTTACAACGTGACCACGACGCGAGACGCCGTCCTGCAATTTACAAAGGCGTTCCGTGATCTGGCCGGATAGAACGAGGCGAGCTTCGACGTCTATCCCGGCTATCAGGCACCGATTGTGCGCGTCGCGGGGGATGGGCAAAGAGAGATCGTCCGCGCGACGTGGGGGATGCCTTCGCCTCCGGCCTACGTTAAGAACTACGATCCCGGCGTAACCAATGTCCGCAACGTATCCTCACCGCACTGGCGGCGATGGCTCGGACCGACCAGCCGATGCGTCGTTCCCTTCACCTCATTTGCGGAACCGGATCCGACGAGCAAGGTCGGTAGTGGCCGCGTCCCGAATGCTTGGTTTGCGAAGGATCAAACCAAGCCACTGATGTTCTTCGCAGGTTTTTGGACGCCGTGGAAAGGTGTTCGCAAGGTCAGAGACGGCGAGCAGGAGTATGAGCTGTTCGGTTTCCTCACGACATCGCCCAACGAGATCGTTTCCCCCATCCACCAGAAGGCGATGCCCGCGATCCTTACCACTCGGGAAGAAATCGATACCTGGCTGACGGCGCCGTGGGACGAGGCGCGTCACCTTCAACGACCACTTCCGGGCAACATGCTGGTCATCGTTCCGCCTCAGCAGAACCCCGATATTCAGGAAGAAGGGCTCCTGCTTTAACGAAGTCGCCCCAGCGCCGCCAACGTGTTATTCGAGCTACTGAAATTGACAAGCGGATCAACAACTTCCACGGCATTTCTGCAGGAACTAATAGACACTGAAACAGTTTGAGAATCTCCACCGACAATTTTCAAAAGGAGATCTCCGATGGGCCGTGGCATATTACTCTGGATGCTGGGTGTTCCCCTTCCAATCATCATCCTTCTTGCTATCTTTCTGCGATAGGAACGGCGATGCCCCTTAACAACAACTTGGGCGCAATGCCTGTCGAATCCTCACAAACGGCACTGTCTTGGGGCCCGATCATCGGTGGCGCGATTGCGGCGACGGGCATCACCTTGATTCTGCTTCTCGTCGGCTCAGGCTTTGGCCTCACCATGGTTTCTCCGTGGTCAGGCGAAAGCAGTTCCGCTGCAACTCTTGGCGTAACCGCGGCAATTTGGTTGATTGTCGTCCAGTGGTTGTCATCGGCTCTGGGGGGATATCTTACCGGCAGACTCAGGACGAAATGGGCTGCAGTTCACACTGACGAAGTGTTTTTCAGAGATACCGCACATGGTTTCCTGAGCTGGGCACTCGCCACCATCCTGGTTATGGGTTTCCTTGCATCTTCGCTTACGTCTCTTGCAAGCGCTGGCGCATCCGCTGTTGGTTCTGCCGCTTCAACCGCAACCACCGCCGGAGCCGCATCGTCTACCGGTTCATCAGATGGATCCGATTTGTCGACGTCCTATTTCACCGACATGCTCCTTAGGCCAGGACGAGTAACAGCGGATGCACGCACCGACAGCACTGCAGCGGCGTCCGAAGTGTCACGCATTCTCCTACAAGGTGCGGCGGCAGGTGAAGTGGCCGAACCCGACCGCGCGTACATCGCAAGTGTCGTGTCTGCCCGAACAGGTTTGAACGAGGCGGATGCCCGCAATCGTGTCGACACTGTGCTCGGTCAGATCGAAGCCGCTAAGGTAAAGGCTCAAGAATCGGCAGATACCGCTCGCAAGGCTGCAGCAACGACTGCTCTTGTAGGCGCTATCTCGCTGCTCGTCGGAGCGTTCATCGCATCAGCTGCGGCTGCATTGGGCGGAAAGCAGCGTGACGATGAGGAAGATTTGCTGAGTGCGCGTATTCTATAACGTGCACAAGATCTGCCAAGGGAGCATTTGCTCCCTTGGCATTAGATTCATGATCTCGATATCAGCCCGACATTATCTAACCGGATAACGCCTGGCTACTCTTTTAAGCTGGAACAGCAACAACGCTGGTCTTTTGGCGAAGATCGATCTGCGAACCTCAAGGACGTGCAAGCCTGCTGGAGCGATGGTGATTCCTTGTAAAAGGGACCGAATTTAACGATCGATCCTCCCATTTGATCCGGTTCTAGGCATCGGGCCTGCCAGCTGATTAATAGTCAGCATCGCTTTCCAGCAGGGTTGCTTTGTTTCGGACTGCGCAAAATTAAATGCCGTCTTTCGCTGTGGTATCCGCTTGCATGAGCGGCCCTGGCGATATCGAAGCTGAAGCGTGTTTCCAAGGCCTTTACAGCAGCGGTTATCCCTGACGATGATGGTTGAAGTTAAAAAAATCAAACCCAGTTTCTGACAGTGGTTATATGCCGAAATTCTCTGGGTATGGTTGCAGATATCTTCGGGTTAGCCGAGATCCAACCCATGCGTATCCGTAAATTCAAAAGAACATTCACTCATTGTGCATCAACTTTACCTCTGGCCATAGCTCCTCGGTAGCCCGCATCAGCTGAGAGGTTGAAGCCGCGATCCATGGGATATTGCTGCCTTCACGCGTGCTAATTCTGACATCGAGGCCCGCCTCTCGGGCGAGAACGGCACCGCCGGCGATATCCCACATTGTCGTCATCTTCTGCAAATGGCCGTCGAAAATGCCACGGGCCGCGAAGGCGAGGCCTATGGATGTTGAGCGGATGGATTCCACTACCCAACCGGCGTGCCGCAATCCCACGGCAAGGGTCGCAATTTCTTCGGCATCGGCAGCCGCGCTGTCTCCAAGAGACATGACCCTGACATCCTGGAACGGCACGTGGCGGACGAACGGCTTGCCGTTCAGCAGAAGGCCCGTCCCATCAGCTGCGGCGTAAATATCGTTGAAGACAGGGATTGCGACGATGCCAAGTTCCGGCCTTCCGTTGCGCACGAAGCCGAGCGAGATGCCCCAAAGTGGGGAACCCCGCAGGAAGTTGGCGGTTCCGTCGATTGGATCGATGATCCAATAGGCGTCGTCGGCGACGCCACCCATCTCTTCACCCAGCACCGTTTCGCCGGGGAATGTCGCCGCAAGGCGATCCCGGATCAGCTTTTCGACCGTCGTATCCGCTTCGGAAACAAAATCCTGAAAGCCCTTTGATCGGGTGGCGATCGCGTCACGCTCTCCAAAGAAGCGAAGAGCCAGAGCCATCGCTTCTTCGACAATGGTGGCGGCGCGTTCGAGACGTTCACTCATCATGTCCGCGATCTCCGCTTTCACCAGCACCTGTTTTTAGCCAATTCCTGAAGGCTTCCACCTCATCCGTCTGGATCGCGCCGACACCGGCCGCAGCGAGGGCTCCCCACACGGCATCCGGATTGGACAAAGCTCTGGTGTCGTTGAAATCCTGGCAATGGGAAACGTCGAGAGTGTTGATCCAGAGGCGAATATTCTGACGCTCCAGTTCGGCACGTCCTTCCAGGAGATCGGCAATATCGGTGAACTTTACTTCGATCATCGGCGCGCGTAGCGCTTCGATCCGACGTAAATCCTCTGCAAACCTACCCTTCCGCACTGGAAACATCGGCATATGCGGAATTTTTCCGAACCAGTCCTTTTCAAGTATCTCGAAGCGGATTGCCTCCGGGTCGATATCCGTTTTGACCAGAACCTGATCCTCA contains:
- a CDS encoding inositol monophosphatase family protein — encoded protein: MSERLERAATIVEEAMALALRFFGERDAIATRSKGFQDFVSEADTTVEKLIRDRLAATFPGETVLGEEMGGVADDAYWIIDPIDGTANFLRGSPLWGISLGFVRNGRPELGIVAIPVFNDIYAAADGTGLLLNGKPFVRHVPFQDVRVMSLGDSAAADAEEIATLAVGLRHAGWVVESIRSTSIGLAFAARGIFDGHLQKMTTMWDIAGGAVLAREAGLDVRISTREGSNIPWIAASTSQLMRATEELWPEVKLMHNE